The following coding sequences lie in one Arachis hypogaea cultivar Tifrunner chromosome 4, arahy.Tifrunner.gnm2.J5K5, whole genome shotgun sequence genomic window:
- the LOC112797760 gene encoding translation factor GUF1 homolog, mitochondrial, which translates to MGYLSKTSRTLRQSNYLSLLRNSTLFPFNSLSSTTFHHQQRALLCSQSRQQNIKDKSAIDLSQYPPELIRNFSIIAHVDHGKSTLADRLLELTATIKKGHGQPQYLDKLQVERERGITVKAQTATMFYKHRTNGDDHSEGKDSPSFLLNLIDTPGHVDFSYEVSRSLAACQGVLLVVDAAQGVQAQTVANFYLAFEANLTIVPVINKIDQPTADPDRVKAQLKSMFDLDPSDALLTSAKTGKGLEQVLPAVIERIPPPPGKSDSSLRMLLLDSYYDEYKGVICHVAVVDGILRKGDKISSAATGQSYEALDIGIMHPELTPTGILLTGQVGYVVSGMRSTKEARVGDTIYHTRNTVEPLPGFKSAKHMVFSGLYPADGSDFEALNHAIERLTCNDASVSITKETSTALGLGFRCGFLGLLHMDVFHQRLEQEYGAHVISTVPTVPYIFEYSDGSKLEVQNPATLPSNPKQRVTACWEPTVLATIIIPSEYVGPVITLCSERRGQQLEYSFIDSQRAFMKYRMPLREIVVDFYNELKSITSGYASFDYEDADYQQSDLVKLDILLNGQPVDAMSTIVHNMKAYRVGRELVEKLKKVIDRQMFEITIQAAIASKIIARETISAMRKNVLAKCYGGDVTRKRKLLEKQKEGKKRMKRIGSVDIPQEAFHELLKVS; encoded by the exons ATGGGTTACCTGAGCAAAACTTCAAGGACTCTAAGGCAATCAAATTACCTCTCTTTATTACGAAATTCAACCCTTTTCCCATTCAACTCATTAAGCAGCACCACCTTTCATCACCAACAGCGTGCACTCTTGTGTTCTCAGTCGCGGCAACAGAACATTAAGGATAAGAGCGCCATAGATTTGAGCCAGTACCCTCCTGAACTCATTCGAAATTTCTCAATCATTGCGCATGTTGATCATGGCAAGTCTACCCTCGCTGATCGACTCCTTGAACTCACTGCTACCATTAAAAAGGGACATGGCCAGCCCCAATATCTTGATAAGTTGCAG GTGGAGAGAGAAAGGGGAATCACAGTTAAAGCACAGACAGCAACAATGTTCTATAAGCACAGGACAAATGGTGATGATCATAGTGAGGGAAAGGATTCACCTAGTTTTTTGCTGAATCTTATTGACACTCCCGGTCATGTGGATTTTAGCTATGAGGTGTCAAGGTCACTAGCAGCTTGTCAAGGCGTACTTTTGGTTGTTGATGCCGCGCAAGGAGTCCAAGCGCAAACTGTTGCTAATTTCTACCTTGCTTTTGAGGCCAACCTGACAATTGTACCTGTAATAAACAAGATTGACCAGCCAACTGCTGATCCTGATCGCGTTAAAGCCCAATTGAAATCAATGTTTGATCTTGACCCTAGTGATGCATTGCTAACATCTGCTAAAACTGGAAAGGGTCTTGAGCAAGTCCTTCCAGCTGTTATAGAGCGCATCCCTCCTCCTCCTGGAAAGAGTGATAGTTCTCTGCGTATGCTTTTGCTTGATTCATACTATGATGAATACAAGGGGGTAATATGCCATGTTGCTGTTGTTGATGGTATCCTGCGCAAGGGGGATAAGATTTCATCTGCTGCTACTGGTCAGTCATATGAAGCTTTGGATATTGGTATCATGCATCCTGAGCTTACACCTACTGGAATCTTGCTTACTGGTCAAGTTGGTTATGTTGTAAGTGGCATGCGTTCAACAAAAGAAGCCCGTGTTGGAGATACAATTTACCATACTCGAAACACTGTAGAGCCTCTCCCAG GATTTAAATCAGCAAAACATATGGTTTTCTCTGGTCTTTATCCAGCAGATGGATCTGATTTTGAAGCACTCAACCATGCAATAGAGAGGCTGACATGTAATGATGCCAGTGTCTCTATTACTAAAGAAACTAGCACAGCTCTAGGTTTGGGTTTCAG GTGTGGATTTCTGGGTTTACTTCACATGGATGTTTTTCATCAACGGCTTGAACAG GAGTATGGAGCTCATGTTATCTCAACTGTTCCTACTGTGccttatatatttgaatattCTGATGGAAG CAAATTAGAAGTTCAGAATCCTGCTACGTTACCCTCTAATCCCAAGCAACGAGTGACAGCATGTTGGGAACCTACAGTATTAGCTACTATAATCATTCCTAGTGA GTATGTGGGACCAGTTATCACCCTTTGCTCAGAGCGTAGGGGTCAGCAGTTGGAGTACTCATTCATTGACAG TCAACGGGCATTCATGAAGTATCGCATGCCTTTGAGAGAAATTGTTGTCGACTTCTATAATGAATTGAAGAGCATAACATCAGGCTATGCATCATTTGATTATGAGGATGCAGA TTATCAGCAATCTGATCTGGTGAAACTCGATATCCTCTTAAATGGACAACCTGTTGATGCGATGTCAACTATTGTTCATAACATGAAAGCATATCGCGTTGGGCGTGAGCTAGTAGAGAAATTGAAGAAAGTCATAGACAg GCAAATGTTTGAGATAACGATACAAGCTGCCATTGCTTCAAAGATTATAGCAAGAGAGAC GATTTCTGCGATGAGGAAGAATGTTCTTGCAAAGTGTTACGGTGGCGATGTTACTCGAAAGCGAAAGCTGTTGGAAAAGCAAAAGGAAGGAAAGAAGCGAATGAAACGCATTGGCTCCGTTGATATACCGCAGGAAGCATTCCATGAATTATTGAAGGTTTCATAG
- the LOC112797761 gene encoding WRKY transcription factor 72A produces MEEKRVSAISFEDFVTKGEMKEENGRLKMITERVEENYHSLQLQFFDILTKKAFKEVVSDSATNTIGDETEEEHELVSLCLGRNPSKHNKDVARIGNNSKNKVNKENEEFEKPCLTLGLDSKCVLPKESAEETLSSITQKHQVKVKNSSNDGSSDQMAAKRARVSVRARCNSPTMNDGCQWRKYGQKIAKGNPCPRAYYRCTVAPACPVRKQVQRCAEDLSILITTYEGTHNHPLPFSASAIASTTSAAASMLISGSSESHNSSFFKNVSTLHSGVTGVCLGQQFDQSRAKKNVFLPNNNVTLDLTSSASNTLLPSNTSSANLFTMPIPFEEKTHIIRPVMLRNSSSWGKHFYEEYTRNQTLHPPKDAFLAETITKAMKTDPSLHSVIAAAVSSIVGQQGYSTSCNNQEGTEILIPSTQVGSSIPFNQSNKGYIEGYFKRLLSSSSGAGDMLP; encoded by the exons ATGGAAGAGAAGAGAGTTAGTGCCATTAGTTTTGAAGATTTTGTTACAAAG GGTGAGATGAAAGAAGAAAATGGAAGGTTGAAGATGATCAcagaaagagtagaagagaattatCACTCTCTTCAACTCCAATTCTTTGATATCCTTACAAAAAAAGCATTCAAAGAAGTTGTGAGTGATTCAGCTACAAACACAATTGGTGATGAAACTGAAGAGGAGCATGAACTTGTTTCACTTTGCCTTGGAAGGAATCCAAGTAAGCATAACAAAGATGTTGCAAGAATTGGAAACAACTCCAAAAACAAGGTTaataaagaaaatgaagagtttGAAAAACCATGTTTAACTCTTGGATTAGACTCTAAATGTGTGTTGCCAAAGGAATCAGCAGAAGAAACTTTGTCATCAATAACACAGAAACATCAAGTGAAAGTGAAAAATAGTTCAAATGATGGAAGTTCAGATCAAATGGCTGCTAAGAGAGCCAGAGTTTCTGTTAGAGCTAGATGTAATTCTCCTACG ATGAATGATGGATGCCAATGGAGAAAATATGGACAGAAAATAGCAAAAGGAAATCCATGTCCACGAGCATACTATCGTTGCACGGTCGCGCCGGCATGTCCGGTTAGGAAACAG GTGCAAAGATGTGCTGAAGACTTGTCCATCTTGATCACAACATACGAAGGAACACATAACCATCCACTTCCATTTTCAGCATCAGCTATAGCTTCCACCACTTCTGCTGCAGCTTCCATGCTTATTTCAGGTTCTTCAGAGAGTCACAAttcttcattttttaaaaatgtgtCAACACTACACAGTGGTGTTACTGGTGTATGTCTTGGTCAGCAGTTTGATCAATCAAGAGCAAAAAAAAATGTCTTCCTACCAAACAATAATGTAACTTTAGACCTCACTTCTTCTGCTTCAAACACTTTATTACCTTCAAACACTTCTTCTGCTAACCTTTTCACAATGCCTATTCCTTTTGAGGAGAAAACACACATAATAAGGCCAGTTATGTTGAGAAACTCTTCAAGTTGGGGTAAGCATTTTTATGAAGAGTACACAAGGAACCAAACTCTACATCCTCCAAAGGATGCTTTTTTAGCAGAAACAATAACAAAAGCAATGAAAACAGATCCAAGTCTTCATTCTGTGATAGCTGCTGCAGTTTCATCTATTGTGGGGCAACAAGGATATTCAACAAGTTGCAACAACCAAGAAGGAACAGAGATTCTTATACCTTCAACTCAAGTGGGATCTTCCATTCCCTTCAATCAAAGTAACAAAGGATACATAGAAGGGTACTTCAAAAGATTGTTGTCCTCAAGTTCTGGTGCTGGAGACATGCTTCCATAG
- the LOC112797759 gene encoding plant cysteine oxidase 2 has protein sequence MGIGKNLSKGSEVQRETITNSKSRKNRRQRSRKMMMSLSPGEKLFDTCYQVFANGGPGIVPPPSQIENLRSVLDAITPEDVGLKPDMPYFTVNSVQGTPTITYLHIYECEKFSMGIFCLPASGVIPLHNHPGMTVFSKLLFGTMHIKSYDWVVDMPPHMPTIFKPSAQTPEMRLAKVKIDADFTAPCNPAILYPADGGNMHCFTAVTACAVLDVLGPPYNDPQGRHCTYYLDFPFSNFSVDGLSIPEDESNNYEWLQEKDKPDNVKVVGQMYSGPMIVES, from the exons ATGGGGATTGGGAAGAACTTATCTAAAGGAAGTGAGGTGCAGAGAGAGACAATCACGAACAGCAAATCAAGGAAGAATCGACGACAACGTTCGAGGAAGATGATGATGTCATTGTCGCCGGGGGAGAAGCTCTTCGATACTTGCTACCAAGTTTTCGCCAATGGCGGACCTGGCATCGTTCCTCCACCATCCCAAATTGAGAACCTTCGTTCCGTTTTAG ATGCAATAACACCAGAAGATGTTGGATTGAAGCCTGACATGCCATATTTCACTGTCAACAGTGTTCAAGGAACACCAACAATTACATACCTGCACATTTATGAGTGTGAAAAATTCTCG ATGGGAATATTTTGCTTGCCAGCCTCTGGGGTGATTCCTCTTCATAATCATCCTGGAATGACGGTTTTCAGTAAGCTTCTTTTTGGTACAATGCACATCAAATCTTATGATTGGGTCGTTGACATGCCTCCTCATATGCCAACCATTTTCAAGCCTTCAG CCCAGACTCCTGAGATGAGATTAGCCAAAGTCAAGATTGATGCTGATTTTACTGCTCCTTGTAACCCTGCCATCCTTTATCCTGCCGACGGCGGCAACATGCATTGCTTCACGGCTGTGACGGCTTGCGCGGTTCTTGATGTTCTTGGTCCTCCATACAATGATCCTCAAGGCAGGCACTGCACATACTATCTAGATTTCCCTTTTTCCAACTTTTCAG TTGATGGATTATCCATACCAGAAGATGAAAGCAATAACTATGAATGGCTTCAAGAGAAGGACAAACCTGATAATGTCAAAGTTGTTGGACAAATGTACAGTGGCCCTATGATTGTAGAGAGCTGA